Proteins encoded within one genomic window of Spirochaeta cellobiosiphila DSM 17781:
- the eda gene encoding bifunctional 4-hydroxy-2-oxoglutarate aldolase/2-dehydro-3-deoxy-phosphogluconate aldolase has protein sequence MSNFHEKTEAVVEALGKVKVVPVLAIEKVEDGIKMCQILDECGLKAAEITFRTKAAEGIIKEAAKQFPELVLGAGTVLNVEDLHKAFDAGAQFAVAPGFNPVVVEEAVKNAYPFFPGFCTPSELEQIMQFGIRMVKFFPAEAAGGVKMISNVTAPYKHLGVKVMPTGGVKPENFGDYLSLPQVVCSGGTWVGKADDINSGSWDKIRSIVKDAVLLASKN, from the coding sequence TTGAGTAATTTTCATGAAAAAACGGAAGCTGTTGTAGAAGCTCTAGGCAAAGTAAAAGTAGTTCCTGTCTTAGCCATCGAAAAAGTAGAAGATGGAATTAAGATGTGTCAGATATTAGATGAATGTGGATTAAAAGCAGCAGAAATCACATTCAGGACAAAAGCAGCAGAGGGAATTATTAAAGAAGCCGCTAAGCAATTTCCTGAATTAGTATTAGGAGCTGGTACAGTACTTAATGTTGAAGATCTTCACAAAGCCTTCGATGCAGGTGCCCAATTCGCTGTAGCTCCCGGTTTTAATCCAGTTGTTGTTGAAGAAGCAGTAAAAAATGCTTATCCCTTCTTCCCTGGTTTTTGTACTCCTTCTGAGCTTGAACAAATCATGCAATTCGGAATCAGAATGGTTAAGTTCTTTCCAGCAGAAGCAGCTGGTGGGGTGAAAATGATCTCCAATGTTACAGCCCCCTATAAGCACCTTGGTGTTAAAGTAATGCCTACTGGTGGTGTAAAACCTGAGAACTTCGGTGATTACCTCTCCCTTCCACAAGTTGTTTGTTCTGGAGGAACATGGGTAGGTAAGGCTGATGATATTAATTCAGGTAGCTGGGACAAAATTCGATCAATAGTAAAGGATGCTGTCCTATTAGCATCTAAGAACTAA
- a CDS encoding ABC transporter substrate-binding protein, which translates to MKKFFSALLLSSISAVLLLGMVSCSKETSGSTGPKELKVMLSEEPSTGDALSEALNRWAEATGNTVNIMVIPYDDQLTKFPLMAKNNDLPDVIATTRLSMLYPDEFLDLSEYFDRALFEQSAIDMINQIWDSDDIYALPQQFTITNVYYNADAFEKAGIAVPTVDNPWTLEDLAKNAKLLQEKGGVKYGMAMDASRARYDNLMYVNGGSLVEKNGAKFSVTVNSPENINTLAEFVEWNNEFMPKAIWAGGTNDNPADYFKNGNVGVYFSGSWNYNTFYTQIKDMNWGVMPSPVGPNGGSSILGGSGLAVPTNAENAELGIEFLKWFYSEDNFQEYLNTDKGLSSMVGITYSPEDPKVKEDYRVLQSEVPKLPNAFVVDESSMWRNYYDNEYRDALKQAVNGDITPKAALDGFALLLSKKSGWALEY; encoded by the coding sequence ATGAAAAAGTTTTTCTCAGCTCTCCTGCTCTCAAGCATCTCTGCTGTATTGCTTTTAGGGATGGTAAGCTGTAGTAAAGAAACTTCTGGTAGTACTGGGCCAAAAGAACTTAAAGTTATGTTAAGTGAAGAACCTAGTACCGGCGATGCTTTGTCTGAGGCCCTCAATAGATGGGCTGAAGCAACTGGTAATACAGTTAATATTATGGTTATCCCTTATGATGATCAGTTAACTAAATTCCCATTGATGGCTAAAAACAATGACTTACCTGATGTGATTGCCACAACACGTTTGTCAATGTTGTATCCTGATGAGTTCCTAGATTTAAGTGAATACTTCGATAGAGCATTATTCGAACAAAGTGCGATCGATATGATTAACCAAATCTGGGATTCCGATGATATATATGCTCTACCACAACAATTCACAATTACTAACGTTTATTACAATGCTGATGCTTTCGAGAAAGCTGGTATTGCTGTTCCAACAGTAGACAATCCCTGGACTCTTGAAGACTTAGCAAAAAATGCTAAATTACTTCAGGAAAAAGGTGGAGTTAAATACGGAATGGCTATGGATGCCTCTAGAGCTCGTTATGATAACCTAATGTATGTAAACGGTGGATCTCTAGTTGAAAAAAATGGAGCTAAATTTTCTGTAACAGTAAATAGTCCTGAAAACATCAATACTCTTGCTGAGTTTGTTGAATGGAATAATGAATTTATGCCAAAAGCTATTTGGGCTGGTGGTACTAATGATAATCCTGCTGACTATTTTAAGAATGGAAACGTGGGTGTTTACTTCTCAGGAAGCTGGAACTACAACACTTTCTATACACAGATCAAAGACATGAATTGGGGCGTAATGCCTTCACCAGTTGGTCCTAACGGTGGTAGTTCAATTCTTGGTGGTAGTGGTTTAGCTGTTCCAACTAATGCAGAGAATGCAGAATTGGGTATAGAATTCCTTAAATGGTTCTACAGCGAAGACAATTTCCAAGAGTACTTGAATACAGATAAGGGACTTTCTTCTATGGTTGGAATAACTTATTCCCCAGAAGATCCTAAGGTGAAAGAAGACTATAGAGTCTTACAGTCTGAGGTTCCTAAACTTCCCAATGCTTTTGTTGTTGATGAGAGCTCCATGTGGAGAAACTACTATGACAACGAATATCGTGATGCATTAAAGCAAGCCGTAAATGGTGATATTACTCCTAAAGCTGCACTTGATGGTTTTGCTCTTCTATTATCCAAAAAGTCCGGATGGGCTTTAGAATATTAA
- the radC gene encoding RadC family protein: protein MRERLKTEPIVNLTDVELLMLLIGHGNKQYNLVDIAYRLLEYLDTNLVKTAIPNISGVAGIGEAKSCKIQAALEFSRRRYRPFYETIKNPEEAYMAIKHLFRNDKEMFICLTLNGAHEIINTHIISIGILNRTLIHPREFFNPTIQDKAAAVIATHNHPSGNLKPSKEDMEVTKRLNESGELLGIPLLDHIIFSDTDFYSIKENT, encoded by the coding sequence TTGAGAGAAAGATTAAAAACGGAACCCATTGTTAACTTAACAGATGTAGAATTACTGATGCTTTTAATAGGCCACGGAAACAAGCAGTACAATTTAGTGGACATAGCTTATAGACTGCTTGAGTATCTGGATACAAATCTTGTAAAAACAGCCATTCCCAATATCTCAGGTGTAGCCGGAATCGGAGAAGCTAAGAGTTGTAAGATACAAGCAGCTTTAGAATTTTCAAGAAGAAGATATCGACCTTTTTATGAAACAATTAAAAATCCTGAAGAGGCCTACATGGCGATAAAACATCTTTTTCGTAATGACAAAGAAATGTTCATCTGCCTCACTCTGAATGGAGCCCATGAAATCATTAATACCCATATTATTAGTATAGGAATATTAAATCGTACATTGATCCATCCTAGAGAGTTTTTTAATCCTACTATTCAGGATAAAGCTGCGGCTGTTATTGCGACGCATAATCATCCCAGCGGAAACCTCAAGCCTAGCAAAGAAGACATGGAAGTAACTAAGCGCTTAAATGAATCAGGAGAATTATTAGGAATTCCCCTACTGGATCACATTATATTCTCAGATACTGATTTCTATAGTATTAAAGAAAACACATAG
- a CDS encoding sugar kinase: MAKLTIRPESECKYDIVSLGEVMLRLDPGEGRIHTTREFKAWEGGGEYNVARGLRRCFGKRAAVVTAFADNPVGRLVEDLILQGGVDTSYIKWVKYDGCGRDTRNGLNFTERGFGIRGAVGCSDRGNTAVSQLKEGDIDWEGLFSQGVRWFHTGGIFAALSETTPGVVIEAMKAAKKYGTIISYDLNYRPSLWKAIGGEAKAQEVNKEIAQYVDVMIGNEEDFTACLGFEVEGTDDNLTNLKTDNFKNMIKKAVVAFPNFKATATTLRGVKTATVNDWGAISWYDGEFFEATHRPNLEIMDRVGGGDSFASGLIYGFLTYNDADKAVNYGAAHGALAMTTPGDTTMASLSEVEKIVGGGGARVDR; the protein is encoded by the coding sequence ATGGCTAAGTTAACCATAAGACCAGAAAGTGAATGTAAATACGATATTGTATCCCTGGGAGAAGTCATGTTGCGACTGGATCCAGGTGAAGGAAGAATACACACAACACGAGAATTCAAAGCATGGGAAGGGGGCGGAGAATATAACGTAGCCCGAGGACTTAGAAGATGCTTTGGCAAAAGAGCAGCTGTTGTAACAGCCTTCGCGGATAATCCAGTTGGAAGATTAGTTGAAGACCTGATCCTTCAGGGCGGTGTTGATACTTCTTATATCAAATGGGTCAAATATGATGGTTGTGGTAGAGATACAAGAAATGGACTCAACTTTACAGAACGTGGCTTTGGAATTAGAGGAGCTGTTGGTTGCTCTGATAGAGGAAACACTGCAGTATCCCAGTTAAAAGAAGGTGATATTGATTGGGAAGGATTGTTTTCTCAAGGTGTCAGATGGTTTCATACTGGAGGAATCTTTGCCGCTCTATCTGAAACAACTCCAGGAGTTGTTATCGAAGCCATGAAAGCAGCTAAGAAATATGGAACTATCATTTCTTATGATCTTAACTACCGACCCTCTTTATGGAAAGCCATTGGTGGTGAAGCAAAAGCTCAGGAAGTTAATAAAGAAATCGCCCAATATGTGGATGTCATGATCGGGAATGAAGAAGATTTTACAGCTTGTCTAGGTTTTGAAGTTGAAGGAACAGATGACAACCTTACGAACCTTAAAACAGATAACTTTAAGAACATGATCAAAAAAGCTGTAGTAGCTTTCCCTAACTTTAAAGCAACTGCCACAACATTGCGTGGTGTTAAGACAGCAACAGTAAACGACTGGGGTGCCATTTCCTGGTATGACGGGGAATTTTTTGAAGCCACCCATAGACCAAATCTAGAGATCATGGACCGTGTTGGTGGTGGTGATAGCTTTGCCTCTGGACTCATTTATGGATTCTTAACTTACAATGATGCCGATAAAGCTGTTAACTATGGAGCAGCTCACGGAGCTTTGGCTATGACTACCCCTGGAGATACCACAATGGCAAGTCTATCAGAAGTAGAAAAAATCGTTGGCGGTGGCGGTGCCCGAGTAGACCGTTAA
- a CDS encoding MFS transporter: MHQNWKRNLWIIWVAQVLSLGGFNFGLPFLPYFIQDLGVTDSDQLKLWTGIISSAPALTMAVMAPIWGFIADRYGRKIMLLRAMLFGTVILTALSFVTSVEQVIILRLLQGLLTGTMTAAATLVSVGTPKEKLSYALGVLASSNFIGISIGPLFGGLAAEWLGYRMSFVIGAAILAVGFFLVLIAVQELKAPEEDNKEEIKERESGNRNHRNSIFTFTIIGSLAMILILRFSRVLPIPFIPLYVQDLLGKISGAASITGLISFARGGVTALASITIVRWGDKIERMKIVVLLLALATIVSIPVSFVQSIFGFSVFFVLATFFMGGIEPLIQSEIVSAVPSDKRGLIFGVQTTVGNMGWFAAPMIGSLISINYGIPAVFFSMLIFLAVATLIAFIFLILLRNKRTEG; the protein is encoded by the coding sequence ATGCACCAAAACTGGAAACGCAACCTTTGGATTATATGGGTAGCACAAGTGTTAAGTTTAGGAGGATTTAATTTTGGACTTCCTTTTTTACCCTACTTCATTCAAGATCTCGGGGTTACAGACAGTGATCAACTAAAGCTTTGGACAGGGATCATTTCAAGCGCACCTGCTTTAACAATGGCTGTGATGGCCCCCATATGGGGATTTATTGCAGACCGATATGGGCGAAAGATCATGTTATTAAGAGCCATGCTTTTTGGAACTGTGATTTTAACAGCTCTCAGTTTTGTAACCTCTGTAGAACAGGTCATTATATTAAGATTATTACAGGGTTTACTAACGGGAACAATGACAGCAGCCGCCACTTTAGTATCTGTAGGAACACCAAAAGAGAAACTCAGCTATGCCTTAGGGGTTTTAGCATCCTCGAACTTCATTGGTATTTCCATTGGCCCTTTATTTGGGGGATTAGCTGCAGAATGGCTAGGATACAGAATGAGTTTTGTCATAGGAGCGGCCATACTAGCGGTTGGATTTTTCCTGGTTCTCATAGCTGTTCAAGAACTCAAAGCACCAGAAGAGGACAATAAAGAAGAAATAAAAGAGAGAGAGTCTGGAAATAGAAATCACAGGAATAGTATTTTCACTTTTACCATAATAGGTTCCTTAGCAATGATATTAATACTAAGGTTCTCACGAGTTCTTCCCATTCCTTTTATCCCTTTATATGTACAGGATTTGTTAGGTAAAATATCAGGAGCCGCTTCTATCACAGGCTTGATATCCTTTGCAAGAGGAGGAGTGACAGCTCTGGCCTCTATTACCATTGTAAGGTGGGGTGATAAAATTGAGAGGATGAAAATTGTCGTTCTCCTTCTTGCTTTAGCGACCATTGTGAGCATTCCTGTTTCTTTTGTGCAAAGTATTTTTGGCTTTTCTGTATTTTTTGTCCTTGCAACTTTTTTTATGGGAGGAATAGAGCCATTAATTCAATCAGAAATTGTTAGTGCCGTCCCATCGGATAAACGGGGTCTCATTTTTGGAGTTCAGACAACTGTAGGTAATATGGGATGGTTTGCAGCCCCAATGATAGGCTCTCTCATCAGTATAAACTATGGAATACCTGCAGTATTCTTCTCTATGCTGATTTTCCTTGCTGTTGCTACGCTAATTGCTTTTATTTTCCTGATTCTTCTAAGAAACAAAAGAACAGAGGGATAG